A portion of the Acidisarcina polymorpha genome contains these proteins:
- a CDS encoding cupin domain-containing protein — MIDTASFSSAAIVSGRSQIKVRTCVSLHHFWTIATPERSWFVYKRSKSKRKQKCPSVIRSKNPIESENSMEEQDRNQGLSRRTFLGRSSAALAGAALPVAAAGQQTKDTSGDGHTGVNEQQPGPRNPVLDQAEPDSVYPPTTDAGGQPPFKYPFSFAHKRIEAAGWTRQVTVRDFPISKKVAGVEMRLVKGGIRELHWHLGAEWALMTAGSARITAVDHKGRGFVEDVNEGDLWLFPGGIPHSIQGLGPDGCQFLLVFDDGNFNEFETFLLTDWLHHTPREVLSKNFNTTDATFRNVPARELFIFARELPRPLGEEKEEVYAGTGEVPNSFAFFTSKMQPTKVTAGGSIKIIDRANFPATNIAAAIVTLRPGGLRELHWHPNEDEWQYYVKGTGRMTVFSAGGHARTMDFHAGDVGYIERSKPHYIENLGDTDLIFLEVFPTPEYQDISLSEWLAHTPHRLVDEHIGTGEEFLRKISKKKQVTTPV, encoded by the coding sequence ATGATCGATACTGCTTCTTTCTCCTCCGCTGCTATCGTTTCCGGCCGATCTCAAATCAAAGTAAGAACGTGCGTGAGTCTGCATCACTTCTGGACTATTGCAACGCCAGAACGATCGTGGTTCGTCTATAAAAGGAGCAAAAGTAAAAGGAAGCAAAAATGTCCGTCTGTAATAAGAAGCAAAAATCCAATTGAAAGTGAAAATAGCATGGAAGAGCAGGACCGCAATCAGGGTCTGAGCAGGCGTACCTTTCTCGGGAGAAGCTCCGCGGCTTTGGCAGGCGCCGCATTACCGGTCGCCGCCGCAGGACAGCAAACGAAAGACACGAGTGGCGATGGTCACACCGGTGTGAATGAGCAACAACCAGGGCCCCGCAACCCGGTGTTGGATCAAGCGGAACCTGATTCCGTCTATCCACCGACCACCGACGCCGGCGGACAGCCGCCCTTTAAATACCCGTTCAGCTTTGCGCATAAACGAATCGAAGCTGCAGGCTGGACTCGCCAGGTCACGGTGCGTGATTTTCCGATCTCGAAAAAAGTGGCCGGGGTGGAAATGCGCCTTGTCAAGGGCGGCATTCGCGAGCTGCACTGGCATCTCGGCGCCGAGTGGGCGTTGATGACCGCAGGCAGCGCACGGATCACTGCGGTCGATCACAAAGGCCGGGGCTTCGTCGAAGATGTCAACGAAGGCGATCTCTGGCTTTTTCCCGGCGGCATTCCTCATTCCATCCAGGGCCTGGGCCCGGACGGTTGCCAGTTTCTTCTGGTCTTCGATGATGGCAACTTCAACGAATTCGAGACCTTTCTGCTTACTGACTGGTTACATCACACTCCCAGGGAAGTGCTCAGTAAGAACTTCAACACCACTGATGCGACCTTCCGCAATGTGCCCGCACGCGAACTTTTCATCTTTGCACGCGAGCTGCCTCGCCCCCTCGGAGAAGAAAAAGAAGAGGTATATGCCGGGACTGGGGAGGTGCCCAACAGCTTCGCCTTCTTCACCAGCAAGATGCAGCCCACCAAGGTGACAGCAGGGGGAAGCATCAAGATAATTGACCGGGCGAACTTCCCCGCGACCAACATCGCCGCAGCGATCGTCACACTCAGGCCGGGCGGCTTGCGTGAACTGCATTGGCACCCCAATGAGGACGAATGGCAGTATTACGTGAAGGGCACGGGCCGGATGACGGTCTTTTCCGCTGGCGGACATGCGCGCACAATGGACTTCCACGCGGGCGACGTCGGTTATATCGAACGGTCAAAGCCTCATTACATCGAGAATCTCGGCGATACCGATTTAATCTTCCTCGAGGTTTTTCCCACGCCTGAATACCAGGACATTTCGCTGAGCGAGTGGCTTGCGCACACGCCTCACCGGTTGGTCGATGAACACATTGGCACGGGTGAAGAGTTCCTGCGCAAGATCAGCAAGAAAAAGCAGGTCACTACTCCGGTGTAA